The DNA window ATCTTTAACACCGCATTTACCGCAGATATCATTGGTTTTCTGACTCACAGAAACAAATTCCTGCATACAATAATGAACGCTAAAAGCTGCCCCGGAAGAAAATCCAAAGTAGAAAATAGAGAATAGTATGGCAAGAATCTTTTTCATTAGTATGACAAAGTTAAAAATATCCGTTAAACCGTTGTTATAAAATTCGGTATTGTTGTTATAAAATTCCGGCAAATAAAAAAGCTTCTGAAAAAAATTCAAAAGCTTTCTATTTTTATACTCTGAAAAGAATCAGATGATATCGTTATAAAATCAGTCGCTATTTCTAGCCTATTATAGTCTAAAGTTCAGGGTAACATTAAAGAAACGTCCTGTAAGACGTACCGGAACCGGATAGATATTTGTATTGGCTGAGTTATAATCCGTAATCCACTGGTTGGCCACTGTATTATTAATGTTAAATGCATTGAAAACCTGAACTCCAAGCGTTAATTCCTGGAAGTTCCCCCAGAAACCTGATCTTTTATTTTTATCTTTCGGATCAATAAAAACCTTGGTAAGTCCTATATCCACTCTTTTATAAGATGGTAATGTTTTCTGATAGGTATATGCTGAATTAAAATCAGGTTGCCCGTTGCTGTCAAACATCACAGGAGCTCCTGTTGGCAATCCCATAGCATACACCAAGGTAAGATTTACTCTCATTGATGGAAATTGCGGCATATAATCCTGATAGAACATGGCAAATCTGAATCTCTGATCTGTTGGCCTCGGAATATCTCCTCTTCCGTCAATATTTTCATACACTCTTGCGTAACTTGCCGATAACCAGGAATCTACTCCCGGAACGAATTCACCAAATAATCGCGTATCAATTCCATAGGCATATCCTTTAGCATTATTTTCTCCTGAATAACGGATTCTAACATTATCCATATAATACGGAATCAGGTTATCCATTTTCTTATAATACAATTCCGTCGTCAGTTTAAACGGACGGTCATACATCTGAAACTCATAATCGTTGGCAAGAATCAGCTGCATAGAACGTTGTGACTTTATATTTGGATTAAAGTTACCATCCAGATCTTTAATTTCCTTATAGAAAGGAGCCTGATAATAGATCCCTCCGGAAATTTTAAATAACATATCGGTATCCCAGTCCGGTTTGATCGCAAATTGAAATCTTGGTGAAAATATCGTTTCTTTGTTAAAGCTCCAATTGGCAACTCTTACTCCGGCATTGACAAATACCTTACTCGCTCCCCAGTAAAACTTTTGGGAATATTGTGCATACGCTGACAATCTTGAAGGCTCGATGTTATTTTTTCCGGCAATATAATAAACCAGTTTCAGATCTCCTGTAGCACCGGTTCTCGGATCAATCACCTCCGGTCTTGGAAGGCTGTATCCTGCAGAATCTACCAATTTCCATTCGTTGGTAAGGTCTTTCAGATTTTCTTTTTCATATTTA is part of the Chryseobacterium lactis genome and encodes:
- a CDS encoding TonB-dependent receptor plug domain-containing protein; this encodes MKKLVLPLSLIVPVLIFSQQRKKDTATTRVTDIEEVVFQKKTTGRTNDLTNIKISAKDAKAVASISGGIEGLIKTLPSVNSNTELSSQYMVRGGNYDENLIYINDIEIYRPFLIRNSQQEGMSIINPDMVSSVNFSAGGFEAKYGDKMSSALNIYYREPEKFELSGEASLIGGRLTTGLASKNKKFTALFSGRYRNTNLVLNTLKEDTDFNPTYWDFQSYLNYHVSDKFSMSFIGYYSKNDYEMIPKQKSVTFGSLQQPITVDIGYLGKENDQYKNMMGTFSMNYKPAEKWKLTLDAFAYQNREREYYSIQSVYQLQTFDPVTKDPVASYDVGSQIDHARNDLFVRTYGTQFRAKFSPNVNTDIEVGVKYEKENLKDLTNEWKLVDSAGYSLPRPEVIDPRTGATGDLKLVYYIAGKNNIEPSRLSAYAQYSQKFYWGASKVFVNAGVRVANWSFNKETIFSPRFQFAIKPDWDTDMLFKISGGIYYQAPFYKEIKDLDGNFNPNIKSQRSMQLILANDYEFQMYDRPFKLTTELYYKKMDNLIPYYMDNVRIRYSGENNAKGYAYGIDTRLFGEFVPGVDSWLSASYARVYENIDGRGDIPRPTDQRFRFAMFYQDYMPQFPSMRVNLTLVYAMGLPTGAPVMFDSNGQPDFNSAYTYQKTLPSYKRVDIGLTKVFIDPKDKNKRSGFWGNFQELTLGVQVFNAFNINNTVANQWITDYNSANTNIYPVPVRLTGRFFNVTLNFRL